ACATCTATAATTGCGAAAAGTTGTGATTGCATTTTTTGATTGCTGGGAAAGCAAATGTAGAAAAAGTTATTTAATTATGTGGATTATTTCCTGTTAAGTGGAAATAATCCAAATTAATAAGCGGGTCTTGCTGTTTCTTTACCCCCTTTTTTTTATTTTTTTGTAAGATGATGATTACAAGTTTTCTGATTTGAATATTTCAACATGTTAGTAAACAGATGTTTGAATAATTTGTAATTGAACAGTCCGTAACCCAACATTTCAACTAGCAAAAAATTTAACAAAAAAATAATATTTTAGCGGCCTTTAACTAAAAACCCAAATCGATGAAAAAAAATCTACACACACTTGTTGTGATGTTATTTGTATTGGTAGTTCTTCCATTGCAAGCACAAACATACACTTTTTCTAATGCCGGAGCTTCAGGAAGCTATGGACCGACGCAAAGCCAGGTTAATGCAGCTTATACAGGCACTACTTTAGAAGGTCAGGTTACTATAAATACACAGGGCATTCAAGAATGGACGGTTCCAGCTAATGGAGAGTATCGTATTCAGGTTATAGGCGCCACGGGTGGAAATCAAAATGAACCAATAGTCTCTGTTGGCCACCCTGCCAATATTAGTGGCGATTTCACTTTAACAGCTGGAGAAACGCTAAAAATTATAGTGGGTCAACACGGCCATTTGGGAAGCACCCGACCAGGTTGGGGCGGTGGCGGTGGTTCATTTGTGGCTCAAGCAGATAATACCCCTTTGGCAGTAGCAGGAGGTTGCGGATCAGGACATACTTCACTTACCAATGAAGGTCTTACAGTCCAAAATGCAAACACTGGTACTAGCGGAAAAAACGGATCAGGAGGCACTGGCACATGGCCTGATGGCTATGGAGCGACGGGAGGTCAAGGTGGTGATGGCGCAGGTTTGTTGGGCAATGGAACTGTGGGTAATAATGGAGTTTTTGACCCTCCTCCTGGAATAACTGTTCATACAATACCACAAGCCTTTGTAAATTATGGTGCTGGTGATGAAGTAGGTGGCGGCTTTGGCGGTGGCGGTGGTGTTACAACAACTTACGGCGGCGGGGGCGGCGGATACAGTGGCGGTCAAGGTGGTGCTAACTTTCCTTTTTTTGGGGGGGGAGGAGCATCCTTTAATAGTGGTGTTAATCAAATCAATATTTTAAGTTCGAATGATGAATATACAATGTCCCATGGACAAGTGATAATAACTTTATTAAACGCGCCTCCAGTAATTACTTGCCCCGGAGACATCACTGTTTCTAACGATCCAGGTAGCTGTGGTGCAGTAATAAATTATATCGTAACCGCAACAGATACGGAAGATGGTGTATTAATTCCAATACAAACAGCGGGCCTTGCTCCCGGTTCAGTATTTCCAGTAGGAATTACTACTAATATTTTTGAGATTACTGATAGCGATAGCAATACAGTTTCTTGCAGTTTTACTGTAACGGTTAATGATACAGAAGCTCCCGCAATTACTTGCCCTGGCGATATAACTCAAAATAATGACCTTGGAATTTGTGGAGCAGTTGTTACATACACCATATCTGCAACCGACAATTGCAGTGGCGGAGCTACAACAGAATACATCCAAAACGGTGGTTTTGAAACGGGTGACTTTTCCGGATGGAGCGTTGTAGATTCCGGTAGCGGTTCTTATTATCTAAACGACGGTACTTATACACCTATAAGTGGAGCGGGTGCATTAGCGCCAATATCAGGTAACTTTGATGTGGTTACTGACCAAAGCGGCCCCGGGTTACACCTATTATCACAACCATTTACGGTGCCTTCTGATGTGCAAAGCGCTATAGTAAGTTGGAATGATAGAATTCGAAATAATGCAGGAGTTTTTTCAGATCCAAACCAAGAGTTTAGAGTAGACTTGGTGGATGCATCTATGAACGTTATTCAAGAGGTCTATTCAACAAATCCAGGGGATCCTAGTACTCAAATTGGACCTAACTTTAGACAATATGATCTTACCGCTTTGCTTCAAACCTTAAGCGGGCAGGTGGTAAGCCTACGTTTTTCAGAACAGGATGATTTAGGGAATTTCAATTTGACACTGGACGATATCAGTTTTGTTATTGAAAATATCAATATCACACAAACAGCAGGATTACCTAGCGGAAGCGTATTCCCTCTAGGTACAACAACAAATACCTTTCAGGCAACAGACGCAAATGGAAACATAACGAGCTGCAGTTTCGATGTAACAGTTAATGATACCGAAGCTCCAACCGCTGTTTGCCAAAACATAACGGTACAGCTTGATGCAAACGGAGATGCAATCGTTCTTCCAGAAGACGTTGACGGGGGTAGTACAGATAATTGTGGAGTTGCAAGCCTGCAATTCACAGAACAATTTACTGCCTTTGCTGAGGTAGCCGAAGGTCAAAACCTTACCATTACCTTGCCAGCTGGCCGTGTAGTCACTTCGGTAGATTTTGCAAGTTACGGTACTCCTAACGGAAGCAATGGTACTTATACCATTGGGGCTTGTCATGCTACCAATTCCCAAACTATTGTAGAAGGGTACGCACTTGGCAATAACTCTTTTACCATTCCAGCAACTAACGCTGTATTTGGCGATCCTTGTGGAGGTACGGTTAAAAGACTTTATGTTGCCGTTAGCGCTAGAGTAGAAA
The Aequorivita iocasae genome window above contains:
- a CDS encoding HYR domain-containing protein; its protein translation is MKKNLHTLVVMLFVLVVLPLQAQTYTFSNAGASGSYGPTQSQVNAAYTGTTLEGQVTINTQGIQEWTVPANGEYRIQVIGATGGNQNEPIVSVGHPANISGDFTLTAGETLKIIVGQHGHLGSTRPGWGGGGGSFVAQADNTPLAVAGGCGSGHTSLTNEGLTVQNANTGTSGKNGSGGTGTWPDGYGATGGQGGDGAGLLGNGTVGNNGVFDPPPGITVHTIPQAFVNYGAGDEVGGGFGGGGGVTTTYGGGGGGYSGGQGGANFPFFGGGGASFNSGVNQINILSSNDEYTMSHGQVIITLLNAPPVITCPGDITVSNDPGSCGAVINYIVTATDTEDGVLIPIQTAGLAPGSVFPVGITTNIFEITDSDSNTVSCSFTVTVNDTEAPAITCPGDITQNNDLGICGAVVTYTISATDNCSGGATTEYIQNGGFETGDFSGWSVVDSGSGSYYLNDGTYTPISGAGALAPISGNFDVVTDQSGPGLHLLSQPFTVPSDVQSAIVSWNDRIRNNAGVFSDPNQEFRVDLVDASMNVIQEVYSTNPGDPSTQIGPNFRQYDLTALLQTLSGQVVSLRFSEQDDLGNFNLTLDDISFVIENINITQTAGLPSGSVFPLGTTTNTFQATDANGNITSCSFDVTVNDTEAPTAVCQNITVQLDANGDAIVLPEDVDGGSTDNCGVASLQFTEQFTAFAEVAEGQNLTITLPAGRVVTSVDFASYGTPNGSNGTYTIGACHATNSQTIVEGYALGNNSFTIPATNAVFGDPCGGTVKRLYVAVSARVENSSLSFSCSEVGNNNVTLLVTDDNGNTSTCTAIVTVEDNVAPVANCAAPFTIQLDANGAASISVADIDNGSTDACGIASTSIDITNFTCADVGPNTVTLTVTDVNGNTSTCTTTVTVEDNVAPVANCAAPFTIQLDANGAASIVVADIENGSTDACGIASTSIDITNFSCADVGPNPVTLTVTDVNGNTSTCTTTVTVEDNVAPVANCAAPFTIQLDANGVASITVADIENGSTDACGIASTTIDVTDFDCSDVGPNTVTLTVTDVNGNTSTCTTIVTVEDSLAPIIACPADILANTDPGACFATASFAMPIAFDNCGIDTVVQTAGLPSGSQFPVGVNTIEFTATDVNGNSSSCSFTITVTDNEAPVAVCQNITIQLDASGNASITEADVDGGSTDQCGVASTTIDMDTFDCSHVGDNNVVLTVTDVNGNSSTCTAIVTVEDVTTPVVVCQNITVELDPVTGTVTIAGTDIDNGSTDACGIASYDLDIDTFDCSNIGDNTVVLTVTDVNGNSETCTAIVTVEDNTSPVLVCQDFTIEIGADGTATLDPSDVIATNDDACGIFTVAVDITEFTCADIGTPITVQVFSQDNNGNLATCMATVTAVDLLAPVVTCPADQTVDPGAGNLFYIVPDYFASGEATAVDNCTDPVTETTQDPAPGTALPDGIYTITLTATDAYGNVGTCDFELTVDTVLGAGEHSQDLGSITMFPNPAKHNVTIGNPKGLELESANIYDLTGRLVQSYSLKGMAGAKTLDVDNLAAATYVVIIKGKNGQTTKRLLKE